One part of the Quercus lobata isolate SW786 chromosome 7, ValleyOak3.0 Primary Assembly, whole genome shotgun sequence genome encodes these proteins:
- the LOC115951504 gene encoding uncharacterized protein LOC115951504, with protein MTPLPLGLLFLFGSVPSGRGGRAGWEEAGSAGWGDCGCDLVEDDLVWIVRGRGGGEGALGCGVPCISQGFIGMQVELYFGEDDACSSVEYYSPRNEVEALNSILLLLDISVSSGMCMQMNVLQELREAISGMIRDFGDKNSVKTTILENHSYGKEECLLQWGENNGIRTRLQIAYVEGAGGGAIARENLNVGDIAVEIPVSTVISKELIRESNMVHFRLP; from the exons ATGACTCCCTTACCCTTaggactcctctttctctttgggtCAGTGCCTTCAGGTAGAGGAggccgagctggttgggaggaagcAGGAAGTGCGGGGTGGGGGGATTGTGGCTGTGACTTGGTGGAAGATGACCTGGTCTGGATAGTCAGAGGCCGAGGTGGTGGGGAaggagcattgggttgtggCGTTCCCTGCATATCCCAG GGTTTCATTGGGATGCAAGTAGAACTTTATTTTGGCGAGGATGATGCTTGTTCATCAGTGGAATATTACAGCCCCAGGAATGAGGTGGAGGCTCTTAATTCAATCCTTTTGCTTCTTGACATTTCAGTCTCAAGTGGTATGTGCATGCAAATGAATGTCCTGCAAGAACTTCGGGAAGCAATTAGTGGTATGATCCGTGATTTTGGGGACAAAAATAGTGTGAAGACTACAATTTTAGAAAACCACAGCTATGGTAAAGAAGAATGTTTGTTGCAATGGGGTGAAAACAATGGCATAAGGACAAGGTTGCAGATAGCTT ATGTCGAAGGTGCTGGTGGAGGAGCCATAGCAAGAGAAAATCTAAATGTTGGAGACATTGCTGTGGAGATCCCTGTATCTACTGTCATTTCTAAGGAGCTAATCCGTGAATCCAACATGGTACATTTCAGACTTCCATAA